In Variovorax paradoxus, a single genomic region encodes these proteins:
- a CDS encoding GntR family transcriptional regulator, whose protein sequence is MRLVPNSLHDEVAATLREQIFDGTLAPGSFVDEIALCERLSISRTPLREALKVLTAEGLLRHEPRRGCFVREVTERDLDEIFPVIALLEGRCAYEAARNASDAELHELDALHERLVRHAKARRINDYYATNHLIHEAIITLADNKWLAQVIGDLRKILKLARLQQLHAPGRLEQSLSEHLAVFAALKARDSEGADAAMRTHMLRQREALREVMRHQKSRVMS, encoded by the coding sequence CTGCACGACGAAGTCGCCGCCACGCTGCGCGAGCAGATCTTCGACGGCACCCTGGCGCCCGGCAGCTTCGTGGACGAGATCGCGCTGTGCGAGCGGCTCTCCATTTCGCGCACGCCGCTGCGCGAGGCGCTCAAGGTGCTCACCGCCGAAGGCCTGCTTCGGCACGAGCCGCGCCGCGGCTGCTTCGTGAGGGAAGTGACGGAGCGCGACCTCGACGAGATCTTCCCGGTCATCGCGCTGCTCGAAGGCCGCTGCGCCTACGAAGCCGCCCGCAACGCCAGCGACGCCGAGCTGCACGAGCTCGACGCGCTGCACGAGCGGCTGGTGCGCCATGCCAAGGCGCGCCGCATCAACGACTACTACGCCACCAACCACCTCATTCACGAGGCGATCATCACGCTCGCCGACAACAAGTGGCTGGCCCAGGTGATCGGCGACCTGCGCAAGATACTGAAGCTCGCGCGCCTGCAGCAGCTGCATGCGCCCGGGCGGCTGGAGCAGAGCCTTTCCGAGCATCTGGCCGTGTTCGCGGCCCTGAAGGCACGCGACAGCGAAGGCGCCGACGCCGCCATGCGCACCCACATGCTGCGCCAGCGCGAGGCACTGCGCGAAGTGATGCGCCACCAGAAATCCAGG